The DNA segment ATTGTCTCGGATAAGTCCGATAACCTGCCATATCGCTTGAGTCGCATCGGAAATATTGCCatttaatacttaaaattaCCTAAATGCGGtcgtttccgatcaataacttttgatgcATTGATTCAATCATCACGAAATTTGAGTCTGAATGTATACgggcataatatcttggacaaaTTCAATAACGAGACATACTGCTAGTCCTTCAATAGTTATATCCATTAAATTGGCAAGAACTAATGTTGTTAATTCATTGAATGCTATTCAATTCGATGAGTGCAAACGGAATAGTAGAATAGAACAATATTCTTGcttgaataatttttaaataacattaccGTTTCGCTTCTTGACATCGCCTGTAACGTTTTACTTACTCTCATCGTAGTGTATCGTTTCGCTGTCGATCTTTTTATTGCACCATTTTGCTATCATCGGGTGTATTATCCGCTTTGCTTCATCGGGCGTATTATCCGCTTCGCTATCATTGGTCGTATTGTACCATTTCGCTATCATTGGTCTTATTTTCAGCTTCGCTATTACTCGTCTTATTGTGCCGATTTCTTTTCAACAGGACTCTGCCGATATTGCGCGTCTCAACAAATTGAAAGGAGAGATCGAACCTCAGATACCAGCCACAGTACAAAACGAGAATCTGGACTCTGAAGCCGAATGGCTGTGTGATACGAACGTGACGGCGAACGGACTTGCTGAGGTTCTTAAACATTTAGATAATTGTTGGGTGTTCTGTTATTATACAGGTGTACTTAAAGTTCATGAACCAATATACCCTTAAGCTTACAATAAATGGCTTTAACGTTTAACGTACCAAGTATTATTCTCTCGCCGTCGTTTAAACGGAGAGCCGTACTAAGAGATTGGTGAATAAAGCGGTGTTTATTCTTACAGAGTAGTGAAGATAGTCATCGGCCAGCAACACCTCGTGCTGGTCAACATGAGACGAAAAAGAAACGACGAAGACGTAAGATCAAAtctttagttatttattttgcattttaccGTATATGTAGTATTTGCATTTCAAATCATGGAATGTTCAGTCCttgataaatgattttttcttaTATCCAGCAAAAGCCAAAAACCCTGCTCTTGCTAGCCAGGCAGATGTTGATGCagcaagaaaaacaaacattgaggcTGAATTGACAAGATCTCCGAGACAAAGAAGTTCTTCTGAATGTCGACCAAGTCAGCGGAATCTGTCCAATGGAGACATATACAGTCTTTCCCCACGAAATACAAAGATTCCGGTCCGAGACCACTCTGTTGATCGTTTGATTTACAGCAGAACTCCAAACGGACATTTAGAAAATGGCATAAATCCTGCAGTTCGGAGACTGCAGCTCAATGGGTATGGCGTACGTCAAAGAATCGAAGGTAAGAGAAGCACAATATGCGACCATTCGTATAAAGTTGCCAGCGTGTTTGACTCTGATTCTGAATATTCGTCCGACTCCGCTTCGAGCAACAGCAGTACTTACACCACAAATAATATAGAAGACGCGTTGGAAGAAATTGAAGTACCGGAAGAAGAAGTACAAACCTCATTTTACGAACAAAGCTGCAGGCATTACGAGGATGATACACAAGATGAAAGTGAGTACGTAGATACTgatgataaaatgttgaaacatgGCATTAAACTTAACATGTCATACATGCACCAATTTGCTGACAGAAAACCTGATGTAATAAACAGGGACAACTTTTATGAAATGGCTTTGACACAAGATCAAATGCGCAAAAGAATGCTGCAAAATCCAAAGAAGAATTTAAACTGTACGATACAAGTACATGGGTCACATGAAGCGTTTTGTACACCAATTGATTCAACACACGGAATTTCTGTTATTGAGATATCAGGGAGATCGAAAATTGGCCAGGTCTTTAATGAGGACGAAGTTTTGGTAGAATTGTtagatgaaaaagaaaaacaggaCAAACGCTATGGCAAAGTGTTAGGTGTTCTTAACAGACAACGTCACAAAGGCAAAGACCATCCTGTCTTTATATGCACGTTAGATAATATGGAAAGCCATCTTGTCAAACCGATGTGCAAGACAATACCGAAGATCCATATAATCAACAGGAATATAATAAGCAGGTTTGGTCATAAGAGGAAAAAATTCAAAGTAGAAGTCTATGACTACGATGAGCAAGCGGAAAAGCTGTGTAACCCGAAAATTTATGATGTGAATACATCGGGGcagaaaacatacatgtttttggTTGCAATGATATCCTGGAATCCGAAGTATGTGTATCCATTAGGTGCGATTGTGAAGATCATGAATTGGGGAAGTAGCATTCCAAAGGGTTTAACTGTATTAAATCTCCAGCATGAGGTACCGTCATTGTACAAGAAAGAGACAGTAAAACGTATGGAGTGTATCTCTATTGATATGGACCAACGCGGTGGTGATGAACTAGATAGTCACATGCTGCAGGGCCGCACTGATCTGACAGACCTGAATACATTCACAATAGATCCAGCTGAGTCAATGGACCTTGATGACGCACTGAGCGTAGAAAGCATTGACGAAGGGTATCGCGTGGGTGTCCATATTGCTGATGTTTCTGCCTTTGTGCAGCAAGGAGATCCGATCGATGTGGAAGCTTTTGAAAGATCTATTACTTTTTATCCAGGTATCCGAAAACCACGACACATGATACCAGAGCCTCTCAGCTCAAACATTTGCAGTCTGCTTGCCAACAAGAAGCGTTTGACATGGACTGTATTTTTCCTTCTCGACAACCAGGGAAACCCCATTCAAATGGAGGGAAACAATTATGATATAGTCGAGTCTTTCATCAAATCAAAGGAAAAACTATCGTATGGCCAGGCACAGAACTTTATCATGAACAACGGTGAAAAAAGCCAGCTGGCACAGGATATTAGAACAATATACAAACTAGCAAAGGAAATCCGACTGAGGCGCCTCGGAAAGGCAATGTTTGCTTTGACCAACGATTGGGAAGAAAATCTAGAAGAAGAATCACAATCCCAGACTGCGGAAGCTCAGTATCTGGTGGAAGAGTTTATGATTATGGCAAACAAGAAAGTTGCAGAAGTACTGTGTAGACGTTTTCAACGATGCGTGCCCATTCGTAGACAGCCACCACCTTCAGAGGATGGACTTCAAGAATTTGTCCAGAAAAACGGGATGTACATAGATGTCATGTCTACGTTTCAAGATAGGGATGTCTTTGGTCGAACAAGAGGAACAGACAACGTGCTTGCAGACAACAGCGTAGCAGACAAATCCGTACTTGTTTCCCAGCAACTTtggacaaaaatgaaaaaggatCCAACTTTTGCAGTGCAGTGCTTACAAAGGGACACTCTGTTTGCCCTTCAGAATGTAATTTACCAGCAATGGCTGAATATTCAGGAGCGATCCGGATATCATTGTGCTGCAAGCGTCACTCCGGAGGATGGAAAACACTTTTCACTCAACTTGTACCCTTACACTCATTTCACATCTCCGATCCGACGATACAATGATCTTGTTGTACACAGGCTTTTAAGAGCCTATGTAAGGAAATCGCCGAATCCGTACAAAAAGAATCAAATTGACAACATCTGCATCCACATTAATTCAGTAACCAGGCGTTCGAAGCAATACCAGCGAGGATGTAAAGCATTGGAAGAAGCCGTCAATTTACAAGAAAATCCAGAAATGATGAGCTGTTTCATAGATGACATTACAGATAAGGGATTCACGTTGCGTTCTCCCTTTTTGAGAAATGCCAAGAAAGCAAACACTGCCTTGAACTACAGTCTTCTAGACATGGGTTTCAGACCAGAGGTCAAAGAGGATACCAAAACAACTTGGGATTTGGTGAAGGCGACATGGAAGAAACGCCTGTATGATTTCAAAGGAGAGCCATTACAATATCCTCCTGACCGTGGACACACCCTACAGCTGAAACCACATAAAAACGCTGTGTTTATTCCATTGTATCACTGGGCAAAGATGTTGAAATCAGCTTCAGGGGGCATGCTTGAAGACCTTCGAAGAAACATATCTGCAGCTTCGTCAAACGCAAGCATCCACTCTACGGGTTTGGATGATGTGAACACTGAATGCCAAGACTTGGAGTTACTTCAGCCGAGTACCAAATTTACCATGACATTTTCTCGAGGGCAAACTGTTCACGTGCAAATGACTGCAGGTCCGCAGAAAGGTCTGCTCGTCACGAAACCGATGTTGTACAAAATGACTAACAACATCAATTTCTGCTTGCTTCACGCAGATGATCCAGTCCTACATCTGTTTCATTATGTGACATCATGTACTTTAGATCAGTACAAAAGTGTTAAGCAATATTTACAACGTTGGGTGCCGCTTATTCTCATGGAAGCTGCAAAAGGAATCGTACGCAGCGAGGAATCATATGTCATAAACAATGTACCGATAAAATTCACGGATCGAAAGGGAAAATTTGTATTGAGTTTGTATCATTCTGGGACAAGAAACATAGAGCTCTCTGGTACTGAGTCGGACGACGAGAATGAATGTCAGAGCGAAGGAAGTGCTCAATCTTACGATTGGCTTTGCCTCAAGGCACCCATTCCTGGAACAGAGAAAAGAGCAGGTGAATGTAGATCTGTCATTGACACTCTTCCAAACCAATGGGTAGGACATGCAGAAATAACAAGTGTCAGGAAAAAGAAAGACACAAAACTGACGGTGCACTTTGACCTGCATGAGAAGACCAATTCAATACCACTGCAAATGAAAGACGATCCCAAAACAACAAAGTACAGCGTGGAAATATTGAGGAAGTCTGAAGTTGACaggtatattgaaataaataccgGACTGCATAAACCTTAAACTATAGGATATATGCCTTGGGACTGATATTCGAACAATTTAAAGCCCGTTGTTTCATCTGAActgattaataataaaatacaaaatcaacGACAATAATTGTAACCTATTTTGTTCTGTAAACTCGGgttttaacaatgtatttcagatatattttgaaagggTTTAATCTGTTCTGTGAAAGATCTTGCAAGACATTAGTCCCAGAACAATGCGATAAATCGACTCATTTTTAAAGTGTTACAGTATATTCACAGGTTTATTAACATCTTTAtcttttaattgatattattggTAGTGTGTCTTATATGATGTCTGTTGTTTAAGGCGCACTGAAAGCTTCATAAAGCAACTGCCATCTGAGAAGTCGCTTGCCACGTGTATCGCTTTGAACCGGACAATACCAAATTTAGGTAAAACTAATACCTTTTTGTATGCTATTTCGTTAGAGTTTATGAAATCATATAACTTGaacaacaaatgtttattacataaaaaacactatatatatacGTCATCACGTTTACTGTTTTGTTAAAGATAGGGACCATGCACACATAGTGGGTTTAATTGAGAGGGATCTGTATTTTGCTGCAAGTGACAACCCACAAGATAGAACTCTTCCTCGAAACAACCCAAAGCAGCAAGAAGCCATTGACAAAGCACTGTCATCGAAATTCACATTGATCCAAGGACCACCAGGTACATAcgatttatcattattttaggaTATGctatagtttatcaaatcaaCAGGGTGTATTATTCCGGTGACTAATAGGGTTGCcccatgtattattattattttcgcTTTACTCGTTATAAAAAATTTATGACTTTATAACAGGTTTCGTTGAAACTAGATGACATTAATAGTATGCATTCACATTATAAGCAATTAGTGCACAATATCAAGTAACCCGATGAAAAAAACGAGGACAAGTAACTCTTACTGCCGACTGTTTTGTTAGTGATGACCAATAACTTCGTTAAAGGATATGTAATCGCAAGCGATCGTTTTTACCGTTGGAACGTTGCTTTTCAGGCACTGGCAAGACGTACACTGGCAtaaagctgatgtatttattcgacaaaatcaacaacattttgcataaaGAGGGGAAACCTAAAAAGCGAGTTCTATTCTGTGGACCATCGAACAAATCTGTGGACCTTGTTGCTAGTATATAAACCTTGACATTATTCTTATgcttttcaaatgtatttcttaagaAAATATCTGGTTCTGTTATCTTCTTTCTCGTTAGTTAATAGCAatactattttgtttcattgtatGCATTGATGTTAACAGAATGGATGCTGAAAAAGATGCGCGACTACAAGCCCAATTTCGTCCGTGTTTACGGTAGATCGATTGAGGCCATTGACTTTCCGATCCCTGGACGCACCTTCCTGTCAAAGAAAAGCACCAGAACCTTACATGCTGACCCGGATCTGAAGTCAGTAGCTCTCCACAACCTCATTAgagaaaaggaaaataaatatgcagAGGAAATCAAAGCATTGGATAAGTACTTCGCAAGTACAAACTACGCACCAGACTCTGAGAAGGTTCCAAAGTATGTCCATCTGATCCGTGAGGCATCCATCGCCGAAATTCGAAGTCATGATGTCATACTTTGTACAACGGCTGTTGGGTCAAACCCAAAAGTGCTGGAAGCCGCACATTTTCACCAGGTTTGTTTCTagataatgtttaaattgagtGAAGATATTGCGAAACTAATCATGTTTTCATCCTTTCTCTTTTAACGTTATTGTTCCCAAACAAGTTATAGATTACCATTCATATTTTAGTGTAAGcttgttgtgtgttttattttatttcatttaatttttgataaacaaaccAGTAAGACGTTAACGTAATATACTGTGTAtactatttttggaaaaaaaacagaacTAATTCATCAATGTTATGTTGAAGCTGGTGTGTCCTGAACCAAAGTGCACAAAGCAGCATAACTTTAACATTTTAGACAGCGTATATATATGCCGGATATTTCGTGTTTGGAAAAAATAACTTATTCATCCAGGTAATTGTTGACGAAGCTGGCATGTGTCCTGAACCACAGTGCCTTGTGCCGGTTATCGCCACGAAAGCTGAGCAAGTTGTTCTAATCGGTGACCACAAGCAGTTGAGACCGATCATTATGTGCCGGGAGGCAGGAGAATTAGGGTTAGAGACTTCGCTTTTTGAGAGATATGCGACCACTGACAGCGCCAAAAACGTACAATTTACAATGCTGGATGAACAATACCGAATGGTCAGTCTACTCTCTAAGTTTTTGTGCTAGCCCTGCTTTGACTCAATTtgcttatttgaaattaaatgcaaaaatggTTTTCCATCAGATTGTCGACATGTTTATTGCACTGGCTTTTTATCCGGTCAGTTAAAACTGCATAGgcgttgtgttttgtttatttattgacgGAAATATTGCTTTTTTCTAGCATCCACAAATTTGTGAGTTTCCTTCGCATACTTTCTATGACAAGAAGCTACAGACTCGTCATGGTTTATGGCGCGACAATCCGCTGAGGATTTGGCCAGCGGATCAGTATGTTTCATATCCCCACGTTCTAATACATGTTGAGGGAGAGGAGAAAACACTTACAGTTTCAACTGAGGATGGAAATGAGCATTCCAAGAGCAAT comes from the Mya arenaria isolate MELC-2E11 chromosome 13, ASM2691426v1 genome and includes:
- the LOC128212900 gene encoding helicase with zinc finger domain 2-like yields the protein MSWSQIIQCITQFCLATVPDNVAYFVICIFIVLVTYAIYRNKTREKGTKVDKKTQFRLNHRRENDDVRPPKRKENLSNTGQTLYKSPSELQHDNLENSVAIKLDVSPVLLGEPEKDVVNVDRVLDDFRSASAQSVTNRSLNRQTTLTNRHEHTVTAQNKKKSHRKITKATDKTKETQTIKPAASLLNTSRDGTELNDGGLQFVESTELSRDVGTRARPKRHASRAQEVVRAVSKGCHNTAYENISKLIERAHVAAERDDAVKAKQLVLQALVGIKEEQDRLSKGLGPVVSKQQLGDWFRKCSIIFNKIGEYVHSARYFYTATVYDSTWNTASHAHVSKALWENIVYNVPPPLVVMRYEDIKRFLYELDRIARLAERRKRWQVCIMIDADINRVHVYLRHFLMLGPENIREHPGRREALWRTARCFLQIGDHMQVKKVCSIILQECCDYNDVEALEIWSRALVISKDFGIAQQKCVLALRYATDSADIARLNKLKGEIEPQIPATVQNENLDSEAEWLCDTNVTANGLAESSEDSHRPATPRAGQHETKKKRRRPKAKNPALASQADVDAARKTNIEAELTRSPRQRSSSECRPSQRNLSNGDIYSLSPRNTKIPVRDHSVDRLIYSRTPNGHLENGINPAVRRLQLNGYGVRQRIEGKRSTICDHSYKVASVFDSDSEYSSDSASSNSSTYTTNNIEDALEEIEVPEEEVQTSFYEQSCRHYEDDTQDESEYVDTDDKMLKHGIKLNMSYMHQFADRKPDVINRDNFYEMALTQDQMRKRMLQNPKKNLNCTIQVHGSHEAFCTPIDSTHGISVIEISGRSKIGQVFNEDEVLVELLDEKEKQDKRYGKVLGVLNRQRHKGKDHPVFICTLDNMESHLVKPMCKTIPKIHIINRNIISRFGHKRKKFKVEVYDYDEQAEKLCNPKIYDVNTSGQKTYMFLVAMISWNPKYVYPLGAIVKIMNWGSSIPKGLTVLNLQHEVPSLYKKETVKRMECISIDMDQRGGDELDSHMLQGRTDLTDLNTFTIDPAESMDLDDALSVESIDEGYRVGVHIADVSAFVQQGDPIDVEAFERSITFYPGIRKPRHMIPEPLSSNICSLLANKKRLTWTVFFLLDNQGNPIQMEGNNYDIVESFIKSKEKLSYGQAQNFIMNNGEKSQLAQDIRTIYKLAKEIRLRRLGKAMFALTNDWEENLEEESQSQTAEAQYLVEEFMIMANKKVAEVLCRRFQRCVPIRRQPPPSEDGLQEFVQKNGMYIDVMSTFQDRDVFGRTRGTDNVLADNSVADKSVLVSQQLWTKMKKDPTFAVQCLQRDTLFALQNVIYQQWLNIQERSGYHCAASVTPEDGKHFSLNLYPYTHFTSPIRRYNDLVVHRLLRAYVRKSPNPYKKNQIDNICIHINSVTRRSKQYQRGCKALEEAVNLQENPEMMSCFIDDITDKGFTLRSPFLRNAKKANTALNYSLLDMGFRPEVKEDTKTTWDLVKATWKKRLYDFKGEPLQYPPDRGHTLQLKPHKNAVFIPLYHWAKMLKSASGGMLEDLRRNISAASSNASIHSTGLDDVNTECQDLELLQPSTKFTMTFSRGQTVHVQMTAGPQKGLLVTKPMLYKMTNNINFCLLHADDPVLHLFHYVTSCTLDQYKSVKQYLQRWVPLILMEAAKGIVRSEESYVINNVPIKFTDRKGKFVLSLYHSGTRNIELSGTESDDENECQSEGSAQSYDWLCLKAPIPGTEKRAGECRSVIDTLPNQWVGHAEITSVRKKKDTKLTVHFDLHEKTNSIPLQMKDDPKTTKYSVEILRKSEVDRRTESFIKQLPSEKSLATCIALNRTIPNLDRDHAHIVGLIERDLYFAASDNPQDRTLPRNNPKQQEAIDKALSSKFTLIQGPPGTGKTYTGIKLMYLFDKINNILHKEGKPKKRVLFCGPSNKSVDLVAKWMLKKMRDYKPNFVRVYGRSIEAIDFPIPGRTFLSKKSTRTLHADPDLKSVALHNLIREKENKYAEEIKALDKYFASTNYAPDSEKVPKYVHLIREASIAEIRSHDVILCTTAVGSNPKVLEAAHFHQVIVDEAGMCPEPQCLVPVIATKAEQVVLIGDHKQLRPIIMCREAGELGLETSLFERYATTDSAKNVQFTMLDEQYRMHPQICEFPSHTFYDKKLQTRHGLWRDNPLRIWPADQYVSYPHVLIHVEGEEKTLTVSTEDGNEHSKSNELEMEEVLRLYRYLGDQSGYEQVCILSQYNAQCSEIRRRLIEEKFQEHALNVNTVVSSQGGEWDYVIFSTVRSLPDYMIEKNPTFGWCKRNLGFITDRNQVNVALTRARKGLIIVGNKNLLACDDVWKTLVEHYERRGCIKSPGEFPPKGAKKTRQEIMRERQAIVKRMYGDELYISGKGKTTDYEGSFDVPDDERTNRANGSSWQQGGRRGRGGRGEKRL